In Ptiloglossa arizonensis isolate GNS036 chromosome 6, iyPtiAriz1_principal, whole genome shotgun sequence, a single window of DNA contains:
- the LOC143147879 gene encoding uncharacterized protein LOC143147879: MSSVHAGCVPQDRQPWIRKDSRWPGADDRKKASTEMRISGPSLVRRLGESAWGKNYRAKHCSVEVLGCPVTKRGLRREWTMLRIDFLFRDTGCDESSISPHVNFHVLDKPDLKTERPSGTSGRSKWYKSLCATKSKGQVSLSLEEERL, from the exons atGTCGTCGGTGCATGCTGGATGCGTC CCGCAGGATCGACAACCGTGGATTAGAAAGGACTCCCGTTGGCCAGGGGCCGATGACAGGAAGAAAGCGTCAACCGAGATGCGAATAAGTGGTC CATCGTTGGTTAGACGATTAGGAGAGTCGGCTTGGGGAAAAAACTATCGCGCGAAACATTGCAGCGTGGAGGTGCTCGGATGTCCTGTTACTAAACGGGGACTTCGAAGAGAGTGGACGATGTTgagaatcgattttctttttcgtgACACCGGTTGCGATGAAAGCTCGATATCACCACACG TCAACTTCCACGTCTTGGACAAGCCTGATCTAAAGACTGAGAGACCAAGTGGTACAAGTGGTCGGTCCAAGTGGTACAAGTCCCTGTGTGCAACCAAATCAAAAGGTCAAGTATCTTTGAGTCTAGAAGAAGAACGTTTGTGA